One Gimesia aquarii DNA segment encodes these proteins:
- a CDS encoding DUF1501 domain-containing protein: protein MSFNNWALRDQTRRHFFENCAVGAGAIGLATLMQSEQRAVANSPALEKTHHPAKAKNVIYLFMAGGPSQLEMFDFKPKLQELEGNVIPESYVEGKQFAFLKKDAKLLGTRRKFKKYGECGAQISDVLPHLATVVDDITILKSMKTDVFNHGPAKLFMNTGTQQFGRPSMGAWITYGIGSESQNLPGFVVLQSGPRGPRGGAPLWGSGFLPTTYQGVPFLNGADPILNLSSPKGINSERQSDFINTVNQLNELRLEKTRDPEISTRISAYEMAYRMQSSAPELMDLSGETKETLDLYGVDPAKPSFARNCLLARRLIEKGSRFVQLYHTDWDHHGNKGTDLEESLGARCLETDQASAALVKDLKQRGLLEDTLVIWGGEFGRTPQGEPRDLIGRDHHIDAFSMWVAGGGSKPGVTIGETDELGYYSVKDTIHVRDFHATVLHLLGIDHHELSYFYQGLDFRLTGVEEAHLVKKMLA, encoded by the coding sequence ATGAGTTTTAATAACTGGGCATTACGCGACCAGACACGTCGTCACTTTTTTGAAAATTGTGCTGTCGGCGCTGGTGCCATCGGGTTGGCAACTTTAATGCAGTCTGAGCAAAGAGCAGTGGCGAACTCTCCCGCACTGGAAAAAACGCATCACCCAGCCAAAGCCAAGAATGTCATTTATCTCTTTATGGCAGGGGGACCGAGCCAGTTAGAGATGTTCGACTTTAAGCCGAAACTGCAAGAGCTGGAAGGCAATGTCATTCCGGAATCTTATGTCGAAGGCAAGCAGTTTGCGTTTCTCAAAAAAGATGCCAAGTTGTTAGGCACCCGGCGTAAATTTAAAAAATATGGCGAATGTGGCGCCCAGATTTCGGATGTTCTGCCTCACCTTGCTACGGTCGTTGATGACATCACGATCTTAAAGAGTATGAAGACTGATGTTTTTAATCATGGACCAGCCAAACTATTTATGAATACGGGAACTCAGCAGTTTGGGCGACCCAGTATGGGCGCTTGGATCACATATGGAATTGGTAGTGAATCGCAAAACTTGCCCGGCTTTGTGGTGCTGCAGTCAGGACCGCGCGGTCCCCGTGGAGGAGCCCCTTTGTGGGGAAGTGGCTTTTTGCCAACAACGTACCAGGGAGTTCCCTTCCTGAACGGTGCTGATCCCATTTTGAACCTGTCGAGTCCCAAAGGGATTAATTCCGAACGGCAGTCGGACTTCATCAACACGGTAAATCAACTCAACGAGCTACGTTTAGAGAAAACGAGAGACCCTGAAATTTCTACGCGGATTTCCGCCTATGAAATGGCCTACCGAATGCAATCCAGTGCACCAGAATTGATGGATCTTTCTGGTGAGACCAAAGAGACCCTCGATCTCTATGGCGTGGATCCTGCAAAGCCTTCTTTTGCTCGCAATTGTCTCTTAGCGCGACGATTAATCGAAAAAGGTTCTCGCTTTGTACAACTTTATCATACGGACTGGGATCATCATGGGAATAAAGGGACTGATTTGGAAGAATCGCTGGGAGCACGCTGTCTGGAGACAGATCAGGCATCTGCCGCTCTTGTGAAAGATCTTAAGCAGCGTGGACTCCTGGAAGATACGCTGGTTATCTGGGGAGGCGAATTTGGGCGTACACCACAGGGAGAGCCTCGTGATCTGATTGGACGTGACCATCACATCGATGCATTCTCAATGTGGGTTGCCGGGGGAGGTTCCAAGCCTGGTGTCACAATAGGTGAAACTGATGAATTGGGATATTATTCTGTCAAAGACACGATTCATGTCCGAGACTTTCATGCGACCGTATTACACCTGTTAGGCATCGATCACCATGAGCTTTCCTATTTTTACCAGGGGCTGGATTTTCGCTTAACGGGCGTCGAAGAAGCTCATCTTGTAAAGAAAATGCTGGCTTGA
- a CDS encoding PSD1 and planctomycete cytochrome C domain-containing protein has product MTVVFAMLAIVQTGIAAEKEKDINFEKQIRPLLKQHCYDCHSQGGEESGLRLDYGANILKGGDRGPAVIPGKSIESPLFLSLSGQGNIPQMPHDLPALKQAEIALIQKWIDQGAKIPEAEQTLKVTQKTSDHWAFHPIKQPKLPVVKQQKWVRNSIDRFILSRLEQKQLKPSQEAERSTLIRRLSLDLTGLPPSLKEVQTFLADKRPDAYERLVDRLLASPHYGERWARHWLDVARYADSNGFTIDGPRSIWKYRDWVIKSVNENMPFDQFVTEQLAGDLLPNPTTDQLIATGFHRNTLINQEGGTNPEQFRVEAVVDRVNTTGAAFLGLTVGCAQCHKHKYDPITQRDFYQLYAIFNSTADINSASPTLPLPTAKQKVKQQDLKKEVADFTKQLAGRKKSLKSEFQQWKQEIQQSLQSKNQHWSNLKTRTTTSQNGATITVLEDRSLLVGGKIPKNDTYVIETAAIPSGTTGLRLEVLTHDSLPKMGPGWAANGNFVLDEVTVDVTRQTKSGWSKFESVGLSHASADHSQEKFPASYLVDGDLKTGWAINVKKGNMNVNRHAIIRLKEPLTSSGPMRLRVMLKQTRDSKYNVGRFRLSTTTVHPRVLNIDTAVAAILKQPEEKWNAKQKTTLEQAFYQSDAQWSDLNQQLTKLKSEQTKLNKSIVTTMVMKELPKPRETFILLRGNFLSPGARVTPGVPAVLPPMPPAVKSPTRLDFAKWLTSKQQPLTARVTVNRYWQRFFGKGLVETENDFGTQGTMPSHPQLLDWLAHEFMRADWNVKGLHRLIVTSAAYRQTSDFNQEYQKRDPRNLLLSRQNRFRLEAESIRDLFLASSGLLTRKIGGPSVYPPQPEGIYVLTQNKKSWPEEKGENRYRRGMYTYFWRSSPYPMLPTFDAPNSNTTCTRRVRSNTPLQALTLANDQSLFELIQGFAVRILQEGPGYDEGRLRQAFQICLARTPTDHELEVLVRYLSEQRTYFEKSKQEAAEVAAKKLPKKVTVAELASWTAVARVLMNLDEYITRE; this is encoded by the coding sequence ATGACCGTTGTATTTGCCATGCTGGCGATTGTGCAGACTGGTATCGCCGCTGAAAAAGAGAAGGACATCAATTTTGAAAAACAGATTCGTCCTTTGCTGAAACAGCATTGTTATGATTGTCATTCACAGGGTGGCGAAGAATCCGGCCTGCGTCTGGACTACGGGGCTAATATTCTTAAGGGAGGCGATCGTGGACCAGCGGTGATTCCCGGAAAGAGTATAGAAAGCCCTCTCTTTTTGAGCCTTTCGGGTCAGGGAAACATTCCGCAAATGCCGCATGACTTGCCAGCCTTGAAGCAAGCGGAAATAGCGCTGATTCAAAAATGGATCGATCAGGGAGCGAAAATTCCAGAAGCAGAGCAGACTTTAAAAGTCACTCAGAAAACTTCAGATCATTGGGCATTTCATCCAATCAAGCAACCGAAGCTGCCGGTCGTCAAGCAACAAAAGTGGGTCAGAAACTCGATTGATAGATTTATTCTAAGCCGCCTTGAACAGAAACAATTAAAACCTTCTCAAGAAGCGGAACGCAGCACGTTAATTCGTCGTTTGAGTCTGGATCTGACAGGTCTGCCTCCCTCTCTTAAAGAAGTGCAAACATTTCTAGCTGATAAACGGCCAGATGCTTACGAGCGACTAGTGGATCGGCTTCTGGCTTCTCCTCATTATGGAGAACGTTGGGCACGGCATTGGTTAGATGTTGCGCGATACGCCGATTCGAACGGTTTTACCATTGATGGTCCGCGTTCCATTTGGAAGTACCGTGATTGGGTTATCAAGTCCGTCAATGAGAATATGCCCTTTGATCAATTCGTGACTGAGCAACTAGCCGGCGATTTATTACCAAACCCCACTACCGATCAGTTAATCGCCACTGGTTTTCACCGAAATACATTGATTAATCAGGAAGGGGGGACCAATCCCGAACAGTTTCGTGTGGAAGCGGTCGTGGATCGTGTGAATACGACGGGAGCGGCATTCCTCGGTTTAACGGTAGGGTGCGCACAATGTCATAAGCATAAATATGATCCGATTACACAGCGAGACTTCTACCAGCTCTATGCGATCTTCAACAGTACCGCAGACATCAACAGTGCCTCACCAACGTTGCCACTACCCACGGCGAAACAAAAAGTGAAGCAGCAGGATCTTAAAAAAGAAGTTGCTGATTTTACGAAACAGTTGGCAGGGCGTAAAAAATCATTGAAATCGGAGTTCCAGCAATGGAAGCAGGAAATCCAGCAAAGTTTGCAATCTAAAAATCAACATTGGTCGAATCTCAAAACACGCACTACAACATCGCAGAATGGAGCAACGATTACCGTGTTGGAAGATCGTTCGTTATTGGTGGGAGGCAAGATTCCTAAGAATGATACCTATGTCATCGAAACAGCTGCCATTCCATCGGGCACGACAGGCCTGCGGCTGGAAGTCCTCACACATGACAGCCTTCCCAAAATGGGGCCTGGCTGGGCTGCAAATGGTAATTTTGTGTTAGATGAAGTAACAGTCGATGTCACTCGCCAGACAAAGTCTGGTTGGTCAAAGTTTGAATCCGTTGGTTTGTCTCACGCATCCGCGGATCACTCTCAGGAGAAATTTCCTGCCAGTTATCTGGTTGACGGCGATCTCAAAACGGGCTGGGCCATTAACGTCAAAAAAGGCAATATGAATGTGAATCGTCATGCCATTATCAGATTGAAAGAGCCATTAACTTCTTCAGGGCCAATGAGATTACGGGTGATGTTAAAACAGACCCGTGATTCGAAATATAATGTTGGTCGTTTCCGTCTTTCAACGACGACGGTGCATCCGCGCGTTTTGAATATTGACACTGCTGTGGCGGCGATTTTGAAGCAGCCGGAAGAAAAATGGAATGCAAAACAGAAGACGACTTTAGAACAAGCATTTTATCAGTCGGATGCCCAATGGTCTGATCTGAATCAACAACTGACAAAGCTAAAATCAGAACAGACGAAGTTGAATAAGAGTATCGTGACAACGATGGTGATGAAGGAGTTACCCAAACCACGCGAAACGTTTATTCTCTTGCGAGGAAATTTCCTGTCGCCGGGAGCACGAGTGACACCTGGCGTTCCTGCAGTATTACCGCCGATGCCTCCGGCTGTAAAATCACCAACGCGCCTTGACTTTGCAAAATGGCTCACCAGTAAGCAGCAACCGCTGACGGCCCGTGTCACTGTGAATCGTTATTGGCAACGTTTCTTTGGTAAGGGACTTGTGGAAACGGAAAATGATTTTGGGACTCAAGGTACAATGCCTTCGCATCCACAGCTTCTCGATTGGTTGGCACATGAATTTATGCGGGCCGATTGGAATGTAAAAGGCTTACATCGGTTGATTGTCACATCAGCCGCCTATCGTCAGACCTCAGACTTTAATCAAGAATATCAAAAACGAGATCCTCGTAATCTCTTACTATCCAGACAGAATCGATTTCGGCTGGAAGCAGAATCAATTCGAGACCTTTTTCTGGCCAGTAGTGGTTTATTAACCAGGAAAATTGGAGGTCCTAGTGTTTATCCACCGCAACCAGAGGGAATCTATGTTTTAACTCAAAACAAAAAGAGTTGGCCAGAGGAGAAAGGTGAGAATCGATATCGTCGTGGCATGTATACCTATTTTTGGCGATCAAGTCCGTATCCCATGTTGCCAACGTTCGATGCACCTAATAGCAATACGACATGCACACGTCGGGTCCGTTCAAATACTCCTTTGCAGGCCCTCACGTTAGCCAATGATCAATCACTGTTTGAACTGATTCAAGGATTCGCTGTTCGCATACTGCAGGAAGGTCCTGGTTATGATGAAGGCCGACTTCGTCAGGCGTTCCAAATTTGTTTAGCGAGAACACCTACAGATCACGAACTGGAAGTTCTGGTACGATATCTCTCAGAACAGAGAACGTATTTTGAGAAATCAAAACAGGAAGCCGCAGAGGTTGCTGCAAAGAAGTTACCGAAAAAAGTCACTGTCGCAGAACTCGCCAGTTGGACGGCTGTGGCGCGCGTCTTAATGAATTTGGATGAATATATCACCCGCGAATAA
- a CDS encoding class I SAM-dependent methyltransferase — MKHRPSHLESTLPTEVIQALKDGACIQLILSKPVEKNSSAWKKLSVRPVTIKEKPHFQVALSRGQQEVHENLLLAEMIQRVTELWSNQFREGYLYTQAADYHFQKSAKGTIRLKKQAPTKADLIQAAAHDRTKHYLIPEGTPCDFLEAIGVMTPAGKVKSAQYRKFRQINRYLEFVNDIVPALPATGKLNVLDFGCGKSYLTFATHYLLREVLQRDVNILGLDLKQSVVEDCQNIADQLHCQGLSFQTGDISQFDAGASKCDLSISLHACDTATDAALANAIRSEASVIMAVPCCQHEIFQQIANTRIDSLLQHGILKEKTAALVTDALRAQVLEICGYRTQVIEFIDTEHTPKNILIKAVKRHAALSQVEFLKAVEQYQALKAQFGIHSFYLEQTLGKPFQELCTTSRKDGTD, encoded by the coding sequence ATGAAACATCGACCATCACATCTTGAGTCAACATTACCGACTGAGGTGATCCAAGCACTTAAAGACGGTGCCTGCATTCAGTTGATTTTGAGTAAACCAGTCGAGAAAAATTCGTCTGCCTGGAAAAAGTTATCAGTACGTCCTGTCACCATTAAAGAGAAGCCTCATTTTCAAGTCGCTCTTTCCAGAGGGCAGCAGGAAGTACACGAGAATCTGCTTCTCGCTGAGATGATTCAGCGAGTTACAGAACTATGGTCAAATCAGTTTCGGGAAGGTTATCTCTATACGCAAGCAGCCGACTATCATTTTCAAAAATCTGCCAAGGGAACGATTCGTCTGAAAAAACAGGCGCCCACGAAAGCCGACCTCATACAAGCTGCAGCCCATGATCGGACCAAACATTATTTGATTCCTGAGGGAACTCCCTGTGATTTTCTAGAAGCGATTGGTGTGATGACACCCGCAGGGAAAGTGAAATCTGCTCAATACCGAAAGTTTCGACAAATCAACCGTTATCTCGAATTCGTCAATGATATTGTTCCAGCTCTTCCCGCAACGGGCAAATTGAATGTTCTGGATTTTGGTTGTGGTAAAAGTTATCTCACATTTGCAACACACTATCTATTGAGGGAAGTCTTGCAGCGTGATGTCAACATTCTCGGCTTGGACCTGAAGCAATCTGTGGTTGAAGATTGTCAGAATATCGCCGATCAATTGCACTGTCAGGGACTTTCGTTCCAAACGGGTGATATATCCCAGTTTGACGCTGGTGCCAGCAAATGCGACCTTTCCATTTCGCTTCATGCTTGTGACACAGCCACCGATGCTGCCCTTGCGAATGCGATCAGGTCAGAGGCTTCCGTGATTATGGCGGTTCCCTGTTGCCAGCATGAAATCTTCCAACAGATCGCTAACACACGCATCGACTCATTACTGCAACATGGAATCCTGAAAGAAAAAACAGCCGCGCTGGTTACAGATGCTTTACGGGCACAGGTGTTAGAAATTTGCGGATATCGGACTCAGGTGATAGAATTCATCGATACCGAACATACGCCTAAAAATATTCTGATCAAAGCAGTCAAACGTCACGCGGCATTAAGTCAGGTTGAGTTTTTGAAAGCGGTGGAGCAGTATCAGGCATTAAAGGCGCAATTTGGAATTCACTCATTTTACCTTGAACAAACTTTGGGAAAACCGTTTCAGGAATTGTGTACAACGTCAAGGAAAGACGGGACCGATTAA
- a CDS encoding prepilin peptidase: MLEYSASINWWVLEVFTAVWCFVLGSVIGSFLNVVIYRMPLGLSLSKPKSRCPMCETPISTRDNLPILGWLLLKGRCRNCQAPISIRYPIVEVLVGVFFLLLYWSLVYSGGRFLPYRFPNREWGAYQIIMGRTWDLIALYVYYCYLFVVVLAAAYIQFDRQTIPRRLLLWCFLFGILIGAFIPELHPVPAVISVQPDSVSVVLNEVVLTKTTYHSSLHWGVEKQTLITLGCGLVYGMIIGFLFTWPFLLQKEKSKCVFQPKTFFLLILIGLYLGWQQVITVGFLAAFCLACSELFSRNQRSEYYRLPASTFLVVALAMQMLLGKYLTVLSHDMETSFYLIFMGAQITAIPILTGFAQHIYHNREFQETLQDPIPFDETSTITS; encoded by the coding sequence ATGTTAGAATATTCCGCGAGTATCAACTGGTGGGTTTTGGAGGTTTTTACTGCGGTCTGGTGCTTCGTCTTGGGATCGGTCATTGGTAGTTTTTTAAACGTTGTGATTTATCGGATGCCGTTGGGTCTGAGTCTTTCCAAACCCAAGTCCCGTTGTCCAATGTGTGAAACACCGATTTCTACTCGAGATAACCTTCCTATTCTGGGTTGGCTATTACTCAAGGGAAGGTGCCGAAATTGTCAGGCACCAATTTCGATTCGCTATCCGATTGTGGAAGTCCTGGTTGGCGTTTTTTTTCTGCTACTTTATTGGTCGTTAGTATATTCGGGAGGTCGCTTTTTGCCTTATCGATTTCCCAACCGTGAGTGGGGCGCGTATCAAATCATCATGGGACGGACCTGGGATCTGATCGCCCTTTATGTTTATTACTGTTATTTGTTTGTCGTTGTACTTGCTGCTGCTTATATTCAGTTTGATCGCCAGACCATTCCGCGTCGACTGTTGCTGTGGTGTTTCTTATTTGGCATATTGATTGGCGCGTTCATTCCAGAATTGCATCCGGTTCCTGCTGTGATCTCGGTACAACCTGATTCCGTTTCTGTAGTTCTTAATGAGGTAGTTCTCACAAAGACAACATATCACAGTTCTTTGCACTGGGGCGTTGAAAAGCAGACGCTCATCACTCTAGGGTGTGGGCTCGTATATGGGATGATTATCGGTTTTTTGTTTACCTGGCCTTTTCTGTTGCAAAAAGAAAAATCAAAGTGCGTTTTTCAACCAAAGACGTTTTTTCTATTAATTTTGATCGGGCTCTACTTAGGTTGGCAGCAGGTGATAACGGTCGGCTTTCTGGCCGCTTTCTGTTTAGCCTGTTCTGAGTTATTCAGCAGGAACCAGCGTTCGGAATATTACAGGTTGCCTGCCTCCACTTTTCTTGTGGTTGCATTAGCAATGCAAATGTTATTGGGGAAATATCTCACAGTGCTTTCACATGATATGGAAACTTCGTTTTACCTCATTTTTATGGGAGCACAGATTACTGCGATTCCAATTCTGACTGGTTTTGCGCAACACATTTATCACAACCGAGAATTCCAAGAGACTTTACAGGATCCAATTCCATTCGATGAAACATCGACCATCACATCTTGA
- the rseP gene encoding RIP metalloprotease RseP — protein sequence MEVELSSLLLGTFTSKIINIAMVALGLGLVIFFHELGHFAVAKWCNVKVERFSIGFGPIIYSFKYGETEYALSIIPFGGYVKMLGQDDVDPSQLTSEEIALDPRSYSAKPVYQRMGIISAGVIMNIVTGMLFFAFAFRMGVESMPSVIGAAIPGMPAWESGIQPGDVIEEIDGKKTSSYMDIIRSSAFSDGDITMAGTHLDGQKFDIKITPDQTGTRPQIGTIPSNSLRIPVFQDPAQSVASKGTAAAKAEPGFLGGDTFKTIDGKAIKNYAELQRTFAAKSNQTLKIGVNRKGTPPTEIVEISVGNNPFRTLGLQMDIGPIESIQQGSPAERAGLKVGDKITHIDNQDVGQALNPLKLPNYFSGKVGETIPIVVKRQEAGSDPTEVNLNVVPIDNPAWLEHPYKTDTPLAVGSIGIAFHVIPTVLKVEEGSPAAKAGIKVNERIKKIKIMLPGKDTAADWNNIPEVTYEFDDKDKKMNWASAFWEMQVRPGWPVELTVSNKRQLREVKMTPWVNPNQEKGEQWSLPVRGIRLELLRETQKADSMGQALGMGVRYTSNSAKDIYLTLKSLFTGRVSPLELSGPVTIATVAYEVAHQGYSELLLFLGFLSVNLAVLNFLPIPVLDGGHMVFLCWEGITRKRPNEKVLAAATYVGMIFVLGLMLFVLYLDIFLRALS from the coding sequence GTGGAAGTAGAGCTAAGCAGCCTGTTGTTAGGAACATTTACAAGCAAAATTATCAACATCGCCATGGTTGCTTTGGGGCTGGGTCTGGTGATTTTCTTTCACGAGTTAGGGCACTTCGCCGTTGCCAAGTGGTGCAATGTAAAAGTCGAGCGGTTCAGTATTGGCTTTGGACCGATTATTTACAGCTTCAAATATGGCGAGACCGAGTATGCACTGTCCATCATTCCCTTTGGTGGGTATGTCAAAATGCTGGGGCAGGACGATGTTGATCCGAGTCAGTTAACCAGTGAAGAAATTGCCCTCGATCCTCGTTCGTATTCCGCCAAACCCGTTTATCAAAGGATGGGGATCATTTCAGCGGGCGTCATCATGAATATTGTAACTGGGATGTTGTTCTTTGCATTCGCTTTTCGGATGGGTGTGGAATCGATGCCGAGCGTCATCGGCGCCGCTATTCCCGGAATGCCTGCCTGGGAATCGGGGATTCAGCCAGGAGATGTCATCGAAGAAATTGATGGTAAAAAAACGAGTTCTTACATGGATATCATCCGTAGTAGTGCGTTTAGCGATGGTGATATCACGATGGCGGGCACGCACCTGGATGGTCAAAAGTTTGATATCAAAATTACTCCGGATCAAACGGGAACACGGCCGCAAATAGGTACGATTCCTTCTAATAGTCTGCGTATTCCCGTCTTTCAGGACCCGGCACAAAGTGTGGCCAGTAAAGGGACCGCAGCCGCCAAAGCAGAACCGGGTTTCTTGGGAGGTGACACCTTCAAAACCATTGATGGCAAAGCGATTAAAAACTATGCCGAACTTCAAAGGACATTTGCAGCAAAAAGCAACCAGACATTAAAAATTGGTGTCAATCGGAAAGGAACGCCGCCCACAGAGATTGTTGAAATTTCGGTTGGAAATAATCCTTTCCGTACATTAGGACTCCAGATGGATATTGGACCGATTGAATCGATCCAACAGGGGTCACCTGCGGAACGGGCTGGCTTGAAAGTGGGGGACAAGATCACACACATTGATAATCAAGATGTCGGACAAGCTTTGAATCCATTGAAGTTGCCCAACTATTTTTCAGGCAAAGTAGGTGAAACTATTCCGATCGTAGTGAAGCGGCAAGAAGCCGGAAGTGATCCTACCGAAGTGAACTTGAATGTTGTTCCCATCGATAATCCTGCCTGGCTCGAACATCCTTATAAAACGGATACACCTTTAGCCGTTGGATCGATTGGAATTGCCTTTCATGTGATTCCAACGGTTTTGAAAGTAGAAGAAGGGAGCCCCGCTGCTAAAGCAGGAATCAAGGTGAATGAGCGGATCAAAAAGATCAAAATCATGCTACCGGGCAAAGACACGGCCGCTGATTGGAATAATATTCCGGAAGTGACTTATGAATTCGATGATAAAGACAAAAAAATGAACTGGGCCAGTGCGTTCTGGGAGATGCAGGTGCGTCCGGGTTGGCCTGTGGAATTGACCGTCAGTAATAAACGTCAACTACGAGAAGTCAAAATGACGCCCTGGGTCAATCCCAATCAAGAAAAGGGAGAACAATGGTCATTGCCTGTTCGAGGAATCAGGTTAGAGTTATTGCGGGAAACACAAAAGGCCGACAGCATGGGACAGGCGCTGGGAATGGGTGTCAGATACACTTCGAACTCAGCCAAAGATATTTATCTGACCTTGAAAAGTTTGTTTACCGGGCGCGTTTCCCCTCTCGAATTGAGTGGCCCCGTCACGATTGCGACTGTTGCCTATGAAGTCGCCCATCAGGGATACTCCGAATTATTATTATTCCTTGGTTTTCTGAGCGTGAATCTTGCGGTTTTGAACTTTTTGCCGATTCCTGTCCTGGATGGCGGACATATGGTGTTCTTGTGCTGGGAAGGGATTACTCGCAAGCGTCCCAATGAAAAAGTACTGGCCGCAGCCACTTATGTCGGAATGATTTTTGTGTTAGGTCTGATGCTGTTTGTACTTTATCTAGACATTTTCCTGCGAGCTTTGTCTTGA
- the dxr gene encoding 1-deoxy-D-xylulose-5-phosphate reductoisomerase — MKRIAVLGSTGSIGTNTLDVIASHSEEMQLTAITAHSSWQQLAKQSQQFHPRWTVISDPKLSSVVTRDSFSNATEVLFGADEIERASSSDDVDIVICGIVGAAGLRGAWAAVEAGKTVGIANKETLVVAGPLIMELARQNQATLIPVDSEHNAIFQALQAGNPKDVKRVVLTASGGPFRGATPAELKEVTPAKALAHPTWNMGPKISVDSATMMNKALEIIEAKWLFNLSAEQISVVVHPQSVVHSMVEFVDGSVIAQLSPPDMRLPIQYALTYPDRREGLNIPMDWSQSFELTFEPPDREAFPALQLGYEVAEKGGTCGAVLNAANEAAVERFLAGELHFCNIAISCQQVLESHQFDPNPTLEELFLLDEWARKEIKKWK; from the coding sequence ATGAAGCGAATAGCCGTTCTTGGGTCTACCGGTTCGATTGGTACGAATACTCTCGATGTCATTGCCTCCCACTCAGAGGAAATGCAATTAACGGCGATTACTGCCCATAGCAGTTGGCAGCAGTTAGCTAAGCAGTCCCAACAATTTCACCCACGGTGGACTGTAATCAGCGATCCCAAGTTGAGTTCGGTCGTGACGCGAGATTCTTTTTCTAATGCAACCGAAGTTCTCTTCGGTGCTGATGAGATTGAACGAGCCTCATCTTCAGATGACGTGGATATTGTGATCTGTGGAATTGTGGGAGCGGCTGGTTTAAGAGGAGCCTGGGCAGCAGTCGAGGCGGGTAAAACTGTAGGTATTGCGAATAAAGAGACGTTAGTGGTTGCAGGACCATTGATTATGGAGCTTGCAAGACAAAATCAGGCGACGTTAATACCAGTAGATAGTGAACATAATGCAATTTTCCAGGCGTTGCAGGCAGGAAATCCTAAAGATGTGAAACGAGTGGTTTTGACAGCCAGTGGGGGCCCTTTTCGAGGGGCGACTCCAGCGGAGCTAAAAGAAGTCACGCCTGCAAAAGCGCTCGCACATCCTACCTGGAATATGGGGCCGAAAATCAGTGTCGATTCTGCGACGATGATGAACAAAGCTTTGGAGATTATTGAGGCAAAGTGGCTATTTAATCTGTCAGCAGAGCAGATTTCAGTTGTTGTGCACCCTCAATCGGTTGTGCATTCGATGGTGGAATTTGTGGATGGTTCGGTGATCGCTCAGCTTTCGCCACCTGATATGAGGCTTCCCATTCAGTACGCACTTACGTATCCTGATAGGAGAGAAGGCTTAAATATTCCGATGGACTGGAGTCAGTCTTTTGAACTAACCTTTGAACCGCCCGACAGGGAAGCGTTTCCTGCATTGCAACTCGGATACGAAGTTGCAGAAAAGGGGGGAACCTGTGGTGCGGTATTAAATGCGGCTAATGAAGCGGCGGTTGAACGTTTTTTGGCGGGCGAATTGCATTTTTGCAATATTGCGATCTCTTGCCAACAAGTTTTAGAGTCCCATCAATTCGATCCCAATCCAACTCTGGAAGAACTGTTTCTGCTGGATGAGTGGGCTCGCAAGGAGATAAAAAAGTGGAAGTAG